In Plodia interpunctella isolate USDA-ARS_2022_Savannah chromosome 19, ilPloInte3.2, whole genome shotgun sequence, a genomic segment contains:
- the kmr gene encoding uncharacterized protein kmr isoform X6 — MAAAAPAASCISMDRGCGFDCLVHLWEWLDPPVVQSQYPMENKKSLPATQQPLTQQQLMAHHVHPDQIYSPQQTQLAAHLTSAQTGQIQPNGVMHQLLQSQYHSNMNARSPLLENRHELYGTGLNQDYTRHYGANDNYNYPQSPPGHERTDIHTDHNVNHELLHNIPKGYNAEVYQDYLKRNPPKDANQIYQNHQPMYRPNANAYGSKPYLPYSNRIGPQSNTELLRRQYNELQQMKLQQQMHYQNQAQMYQQQKFAERQLLLQQIHGVQPPPNLQNSIYSDGSYRDLDRYSSKNDFKDYSSPDIQKDIEMYTRNEIEKQNRHYLESQWQTNQPLEYRESDRHRRQSESDKSKPQSPPSDYSHQNEKNNIGVVSPMKSSESSSPSVKSPSSDSRRSSGGNQALRSPIAQRIPSAPVAMSGILYKQGSDGLKVWRKRWFVLSEYCLFYYKSQDEEKLLGSVLLPSYKVSACSSEDKVLRKYSFKLEHANMRTYVLAAPDQESMLKWVKALTMAALMQSPNEQPQKQIERPPAKTEEGDEVPGPTYANAPPKPRRSNEGYNSPSPDMYDPNYDILKKPASHYSQGTNHTRYQDHTNYPSSPNLESTYTRSPPPVQPTQYQTKRSYDTHHLSLPLTNTVSDKLENNQPSTSSAYKSNPQSPYFNDRSRYQHPRQPTQDNTQESLYDTQQPGPRNPFLQDNTPPMDDRNGSKEQAIQHNQSALEQERVQSNYHDDYSETREKSKSNIDSNVYNKDIYGEMTRSNRGPSVTNERLLVDRRTPDAYGRANTMASYTKGKIGDYEDVYGMYAAENEYGKTYAKSPPQSSQTNAGNNLSSQQRQQQQEYGGNYHQEKTFSGPSVLRRKKMQSSGIQPPVPRPHSADFLEYESKNETLNKTMPSTATCDPPRQPQRPKSSLDINSYYDPSSDRYYSEESYAEKMRQSAQYLQQQGLGPKNIQIPLAKYASGLAEKQLNSPYSQVTNNNYETEFAPKKPARDNISYNSKYSDLEGLNSNWTLKEKGIEHQKDVLNRSGSVMSDGSNISFVKENMSRFDPTSEGFMRSASARLPSTLTEKDGDKKVQQREESMKRLLEWKQRMLQSPLTRKSTPATISLARSLNQSRQSLRSDQYKSKTYTNATYNSYSSDDEASMTMPGAHMDSNSNNNSSNQQALSKKAFLGSNTSIGRNTRDANIPVRAVSPRVRWVEDKTSNDHYGSQQMSTSQQNLHTLSTEDVWATTRSPSRASQQPIRAVSPRVRRNTETDDLQRNQRSGPEQLGEVPTAGELLGRTHEELVLLLIQLRRRHAATHRAIEHCCAQITSTEESLSSLKAIEREESLQRLEQLKMQLMELEHHYEKSKPLVQLVDNMVKLGSLYNRPGSTVERLERNQRLRQKVLAEHAMEQQRWLESAAAGKPLETEAARARVAELWALEQELADEAAILQGLKTDKDTLESLLTGVRGKLDSVPRTDITRSSMSNIMNSGAGAGLEAELARVHAMLAHNSKVYKKLEQTVADNARLERELQQLRRALQARRSAGPAHPTALLEDEVTRVQQLVSALQRQRQELSRAVRHLTQQSQALQTTHDSMPGKQRRPSSIWQETNLDTGHTIEHGQGDYDYDINGLVPPGHYEHTNVETPLYVDTRPSAPDLTSPMTSEDMQHGGFANLSNVEKQEIKTVRIVKRESERRQRDRERSLQPMSDWTSNNITANLDQFIEEELVQSLNYARASSVPRTDFSKFEEYYAKPQEPPNYLRINDKNMELSPKYPSSPSLSNYDYSRDISSLSSSYHKSYDRSGYDRTISLSTQYLNSPTDSSRTLTNDPLSKTSSIVSLTRSHMELSPIFKSEAAKQIITEMSGEPKNGSLHRRQVPKEKRRHYTAPHHLSAKTLNEMPKEVYNQDKMGRSLDDADMERALRGAAPDVVRSALPAPRRAAAAIDQLLAAPRKIIIPERYVPEKPPELSPEEQQKRQEKVESIKKMLSSSSADPNKSPDGEEKRQREHLLQMNQILAKQVTEMSKIIAVKALEELPERDQNYDLDDRSPDVELPIYQQRDNFFT, encoded by the exons gCTTGATCCACCCGTAGTACAGTCACAATATCCAATGGAAAACAAGAAATCATTACCGGCTACCCAGCAGCCCTTGACACAACAGCAGCTAATGGCACACCATGTCCACCCAGATCAGATATACTCCCCGCAACAGACACAGCTGGCAGCACACCTCACTTCTGCGCAAACTGGTCAAATACAACCCAATGGCGTCATGCACCAGCTGCTACAAAGTCAATACCATTCAAACATGAATGCCCGGTCTCCGCTCCTAGAAAACAGACACGAACTATATGGAACTGGGCTCAATCAAGACTATACAAGGCACTACGGAGCTAATGATAATTACAACTATCCTCAGTCACCACCCGGACACGAAAGAACAGATATACATACTGATCATAATGTTAATCATGagttattacataatatacccAAAGGGTACAATGCAGAAGTCTATCAGGATTATTTGAAACGTAACCCACCGAAAGATGCCAATCAAATATACCAAAATCATCAACCAATGTATAGACCAAACGCTAATGCATACGGTTCCAAGCCATATCTTCCGTATTCAAATAGGATAGGACCACAGAGTAACACTGAGCTATTACGGAGACAGTACAACGAGCTTCAACAAATGAAATTACAACAGCAAATGCATTACCAAAACCAAGCGCAGATGTATCAGCAACAAAAGTTCGCTGAACGACAACTTTTGCTTCAACAGATTCACGGCGTACAGCCGCCAcctaatttacaaaatagtatATACTCAGACGGTTCTTATAGGGATTTAGATCGATATAGTAGTAAAAACGATTTCAAAGACTATAGTAGTCCTGATATACAAAAAGACATTGAAATGTATACGagaaatgaaatagaaaagcAAAACCGACATTATCTAGAATCTCAATGGCAAACTAACCAGCCACTTGAATATCGGGAATCTGATAGACACAGACGGCAATCAGAGAGCGATAAAAGCAAACCTCAATCACCTCCATCCGATTATAGCCACCAAAACGAGAAGAACAACATTGGTGTTGTATCACCTATGAAGTCCAGTGAGTCTAGTTCACCAAGTGTAAAATCTCCATCTTCGGATAGTCGCCGGAGTAGTGGTGGTAATCAAGCGCTGAGATCTCCTATAGCTCAAAGGATTCCGTCGGCACCGGTTGCTATGTCGGGTATATTGTACAAACAGGGTTCAGATGGACTCAAAGTATGGAGAAAGAGATGGTTCGTTTTGTCAGAGTACTGTTTATTCTACTACAAAA GTCAAGATGAGGAAAAGCTCTTGGGATCAGTACTTTTGCCGTCATACAAAGTGTCGGCGTGTTCATCGGAGGACAAAGTACTTAGGAAGTATTCATTCAAGCTAGAGCATGCGAATATGAGGACATACGTGCTCGCGGCTCCTGATCAGGAGTCAATGCTGAAATGGGTCAAGGCACTGACCATGGCCGCACTGATGCAAAGCCCCAA TGAGCAACCACAAAAACAGATCGAGCGGCCACCTGCGAAAACCgag gAGGGAGATGAAGTACCAGGACCAACTTACGCAAACGCTCCACCAAAACCTCGACGGTCTAACGAAGGTTATAATTCTCCTAGTCCTGATAT GTACGATCCAAATTACGACATTCTAAAAAAGCCAGCATCACACTACAGTCAAGGCACTAATCACACTCGTTATCAAGATCACACAAACTATCCAAGCAGTCCAAACCTGGAGAGTACATACACCCGTAGCCCGCCACCAGTACAGCCAACTCAATACCAGACGAAACGATCTTATGACACGCATCACCTCTCCCTGCCATTGACTAACACAGTCTCtgataaattagaaaataaccAACCAAGTACTTCATCAGCGTACAAATCTAATCCTCAATCGCCTTACTTTAACGATAGGTCACGATATCAACATCCTCGACAGCCTACGCAAGACAACACGCAAGAAAGTTTGTACGATACACAGCAACCTGGACCTCGCAATCCTTTCCTACAGGATAATACACCACCAATGGATGATAGAAACGGGTCTAAAGAACAAGCTATTCAACATAACCAATCTGCATTGGAGCAAGAAAGAGTACAATCAAATTATCATGACGATTATTCAGAGACTCGAGAGAAATCTAAATCTAATATTGACAGCAATGTCTATAACAAAGATATTTATGGTGAAATGACACGGTCGAACAGGGGACCGAGTGTGACTAATGAGCGATTATTGGTCGATAGACGGACACCTGATGCATATGGTCGTGCTAATACCATGGCTTCTTATACCAAGGGTAAAATCGGAGACTATGAAGATGTCTATGGAATGTATGCAGCGGAGAATGAGTACGGCAAAACATATGCTAAGTCACCTCCTCAGTCGTCTCAGACAAACGCTGGTAATAATCTTTCTAGTCAACAGCGGCAGCAACAACAAGAATATGGCGggaattat cACCAGGAAAAGACTTTTAGCGGACCATCAGTAttaagaagaaagaaaatgcAATCTAGTGGTATTCAGCCTCCAGTGCCCAGGCCTCATAGTGCCGATTTTCTTGAGTATGAATCCAAGAACGAGACGTTAAATAAAACCATGCCAAGTACAGCGACATGTGATCCACCTCGCCAACCACAACGGCCTAAGTCTAGTCTtgatataaattcatattacGATCCAAGCTCTGATAGATATTACTCAGAAGAAAGTTATGCAGAGAAAATGAGACAATCGGcacaatatttacaacaacaaGGATTAGGACCTAAAAATATTCAGATACCATTAGCAAAATATGCGAGTGGATTAGCAGAAAAACAGCTCAATTCTCCTTACTCTCAGgtcactaataataattacgagACCGAATTCGCCCCAAAAAAACCTGCACGAGATAACATTAGTTATAATTCAAAGTATAGTGATTTAGAAGGTTTAAATTCTAATTGgactttaaaagaaaaaggcATTGAACATCAAAAAGATGTTTTGAATCGAAGTGGAAGCGTCATGAGCGATGgttctaatattagttttgttaaagaaaatatgagCAGATTTGATCCCACATCAGAAGGATTTATGAGATCAGCTAGTGCTAGGTTACCATCAACACTAACAGAAAAAGATGGCGACAAGAAAGTTCAAcag cGAGAAGAATCAATGAAACGCTTGCTTGAGTGGAAACAGAGAATGCTTCAATCACCGTTGACGAGAAAAAGCACCCCAGCTACTATATCACTGGCTCGGTCTTTGAACCAAAGTCGGCAGTCTCTAAGATCAGACCAGTATAAATCTAAAACCTATACAAATGCTACATATAACAGTTATTCTTCTGACGATGAAG CTTCTATGACAATGCCAGGCGCACATATGGACTCCAACTCAAATAATAATTCGTCAAATCAGCAAGCATTATCAAAAAAAGCTTTTCTTGGAAGTAACACCTCTATCGGAAGAAATACCAGAGATGCTAACATACCTGTACGGGCTGTTAGTCCTAGAGTTAGATGGGTCGAAGACAAAACTTCTAATGATCACTATGGATCACAACAGATGTCTACTTCACAACAAAAT tTACATACACTAAGTACAGAGGATGTCTGGGCTACAACTCGGTCGCCTTCAAGAGCTTCTCAACAACCTATCCGAGCTGTTAGTCCACGGGTCCGAAGGAACACAGAAACTGATGATTtg CAAAGGAATCAGCGATCGGGTCCTGAGCAGCTAGGAGAAGTCCCGACAGCTGGGGAGCTTCTAGGTCGCACTCACGAGGAGTTGGTACTACTCCTGATTCAGTTGAGGCGGAGGCATGCCGCGACGCATCGTGCAATTGAACATTGCTGCGCCCAAATCACTAGCACGGAg gaaTCCCTCAGTTCTTTAAAAGCAATAGAACGTGAAGAGAGCCTGCAACGTCTTGAACAACTCAAAATGCAATTGATGGAATTAGAGCATCATTATGAAAAGAGCAAGCCTTTGGTACAACTAGTGGATAACATGGTCAAGTTGGGGTCATTGTATAACAGACCCGGTTCCACTGTCGAGCGGCTTGAAAGGAACCAGAGATTAAGGCAAAAGGTCCTTGCAGAACACGCAATGGAACAGCAAAG atGGCTGGAAAGTGCTGCAGCAGGAAAACCCTTGGAGACAGAAGCCGCCCGGGCCAGAGTGGCAGAACTTTGGGCGTTAGAACAGGAACTGGCCGACGAAGCTGCTATCCTGCAGGGATTGAAGACTGACAAAGATACTTTAGAATCTTTGCTCACTG gTGTTCGAGGAAAATTAGACAGCGTTCCTCGCACAGACATCACTCGCAGCAGTATGAGCAACATTATGAATTCCGGAGCAGGCGCGGGGCTCGAGGCGGAGTTGGCGCGCGTGCACGCCATGCTCGCGCACAATTCTAAGGTTTATAAG AAACTGGAGCAGACGGTGGCAGACAACGCGCGGTTGGAGCGCGAGCTGCAGCAGCTGCGGCGCGCGCTGCAGGCGCGGCGCTCCGCCGGGCCCGCGCATCCCACCGCCTTGCTCGAGGACG AGGTGACACGAGTACAACAACTGGTATCAGCGCTGCAGCGCCAGCGACAGGAGCTAAGCCGAGCTGTGAGACACCTCACGCAGCAATCTCAGGCGCTGCAGACCACGCACGACTCCATGCCAG GTAAACAACGCCGGCCTTCATCCATCTGGCAGGAGACCAACCTGGATACCGGTCATACGATCGAGCACGGACAAGGAGACTACGACTACGACATTAATGGACTAGTTCCACCTGGACATTACGAACATACCAATGTGGAGACTCCGTTATATGTTGATACTAGGCCTTCTGCCCCTGACCTCACATCTCCGATGACTAGTGAAGATATGCAGCATGGAGGATTCG CAAATCTGTCGAATGTAGAAAAACAAGAGATCAAAACGGTCAGGATTGTTAAAAGAGAAAGCGAAAGACGACAAAGAGACAGAGAACGCTCACTACAGCCGATGTCAGATTGGACTTCCAACAACATTACAGCCAATCTTGACCAATTCATAGAGGAAGAACTAGTACAATCTCTAAATTATGCCAGAGCTTCATCAGTTCCTCGCACCGATTTTAGTAAATTCGAAGAATATTACGCAAAACCGCAAGAACCTCCAAATTATCTTCGcataaatgataaaaacatGGAACTTAGTCCCAAATATCCATCAAGTCCTTCGCTATCTAACTATGATTACTCTCGCGACATATCGTCTCTTAGCAGCAGTTACCATAAGAGCTACGATCGGTCTGGTTATGATAGAACCATTTCGCTTTCAACTCAGTACCTGAACAGCCCTACAGATAGTTCCAGAACTTTAACTAACGATCCCTTATCAAAAACTAGTAGTATAGTAAGTCTGACGCGGTCCCATATGGAGCTATCTCCGATATTCAAGAGTGAAGCAGCTAAGCAAATCATAACGGAGATGTCTGGAGAGCCAAAGAATGGATCTTTACATAGGAGACAAGTTCCGAAAGAAAAGAGACGGCATTATACTGCACCACATCATCTTAGTGCAAAGACATTGAACGAAATGCCTAAAGAAGTATATAATCAAGAT aAAATGGGTCGTTCCCTGGACGACGCGGACATGGAGCGCGCGCTGCGCGGCGCGGCGCCCGACGTGGTGCGGTCGGCGCTgcccgcgccgcgccgcgccgccgccgccatcGACCAGCTGCTCGCCGCGCCGCGCAAGATAATCATTCCCGAGCGCTACGTCCCTGAAAAG ccTCCAGAACTATCGCCGGAAGAGCAACAGAAGCGTCAAGAGAAGGTGGAATCAATTAAGAAAATGCTCTCAAGTTCTTCAGCCGACCCTAACAAG AGCCCCGACGGAGAAGAGAAGCGACAGCGGGAACATTTGCTGCAGATGAACCAGATTCTAGCCAAGCAGGTCACCGAGATGAGCAAAATCATCGCCG TGAAAGCGTTAGAAGAGCTGCCAGAGCGAGACCAAAACTACGATTTGGACGATCGGTCGCCCGATGTCGAACTCCCCATTTACCAACAACGAGAcaactttttcacgtaa